A genomic region of Glycine max cultivar Williams 82 chromosome 15, Glycine_max_v4.0, whole genome shotgun sequence contains the following coding sequences:
- the LOC100797510 gene encoding uncharacterized protein LOC100797510 (The RefSeq protein has 1 substitution compared to this genomic sequence) yields MGGTSVAAGRRVTRFLASHHRDVTCVVVDVEFDFLDDIGETLLAQSASSDEMDRFDEDEDHRDTVEENRTFWDNQHQLLQTSICRTSSLESRIRHATKEALQEIQSAETVCGCGRQMAVTSCRNCLMREVSWRLQKAGYNSAICKTKWRSSPDIPSGEHNFLDVIDSTKKGKVRVIVELNFRGEFEMARGSEDYNRLVRRLPEVFVGKVERLSNLIKILCMGAKRCMKEKKMHMGPWRKHRYMQAKWLGPCERNTSTASLSVGYSERILPMAKPRPKASMLTVDLLEKLPNMHCNAVEVV; encoded by the exons ATGGGTGGAACCTCTGTGGCCGCCGGCAGAAGAGTCACGAGGTTTTTGGCCAGTCACCACCGTGACGTCACGTGCGTTGTTGCCGATGTTGAGTTCGACTTTCTTGACGATATTGGAGAAACGTTGTTAGCTCAAAGTGCTAGCAGTGATGAAATGGATCGGTTCGATGAAGACGAGGATCACAGAGATACCGTCGAGGAGAATAGAACCTTTTGGGACAACCAACACCAGCTTTTGCAG ACCAGTATATGCAGAACGAGTTCTTTGGAGTCACGGATaaggcatgccaccaaagaaGCGCTTCAGGAAATTCAAAGCGCGGAAACTGTGTGCGGTTGTGGCAGACAGATGGCTGTCACCAGTTGTCGAAACTGTTTGATGAGAGAAGTTTCTTGGCGGCTCCAGAAAGCGGGTTATAATAGTGCTATTTGCAAAACTAAATGGAGAAGCTCACCCGATATTCCATCAG GGGAGCACAATTTTTTGGATGTGATAGACAGCACAAAGAAGGGGAAGGTAAGGGTGATTGTGGAGCTGAATTTCAGAGGAGAGTTTGAGATGGCGAGGGGAAGTGAAGACTACAACCGACTTGTTAGGAGGCTTCCAGAGGTGTTTGTGGGGAAGGTGGAGAGGTTGAGCAACCTAATAAAGATATTGTGTATGGGAGCCAAAAGGTGcatgaaggaaaagaaaatgcacATGGGGCCATGGAGGAAGCATAGGTACATGCAAGCTAAATGGTTAGGTCCATGTGAAAGGAACACTTCCACagcctcactttcagtgggatATTCTGAGAGGATATTGCCAATGGCTAAGCCAAGGCCAAAGGCATCCATGTTAACTGTTGATCTGCTAGAGAAGCTTCCCAATATGCATTGCAATGCTGTTGAGGTTGTGTAA
- the PK6 gene encoding protein kinase: MGEDGNSWIRRTNFSHTVCHRLDPARLGSIPISVQSEQKSRPSSKAQRHPMTYKQRSLSPLPETYLSEAFREARLEQKRFSTPNPRREKRIMGKLLNKDSRETKESSSKSPSRSPNRQVKSKNRKDSAWTKLLDNGGGKITAVETAEEWNVDMSQLFFGLKFAHGAHSRLYHGVYKDEAVAVKIIMVPEDDGNGALASRLEKQFIREVTLLSRLHHQNVIKFSAACRKPPVYCIITEYLAEGSLRAYLHKLEHQTISLQKLIAFALDIARGMEYIHSQGVIHRDLKPENILINEDNHLKIADFGIACEEASCDLLADDPGTYRWMAPEMIKRKSYGKKVDVYSFGLILWEMLTGTIPYEDMNPIQAAFAVVNKNSRPIIPSNCPPAMRALIEQCWSLQPDKRPEFWQVVKILEQFESSLASDGTLSLVPNPCWDHKKGLLHWIQKLGPLHQNSGPVPKPKFT; the protein is encoded by the exons ATGGGGGAAGATGGTAATTCTTGGATTAGGAGGACAAATTTTTCACACACAGTGTGCCATCGTTTGGATCCTGCTAGATTAGGCTCTATTCCTATCAGTGTTCAGTCAGAGCAGAAATCAAGGCCTTCCTCAAAGGCTCAGAGACACCCTATGACATACAAGCAGAGATCTTTGTCACCATTGCCTGAGACTTATCTTTCTGAGGCCTTCAGGGAAGCTAGACTTGAACAGAAAAGGTTCTCCACACCGAATCCCCGGAGGGAAAAGAGGATTATGGGGAAGTTGTTGAACAAGGATTCTCGGGAGACTAAGGAATCAAGTTCAAAGTCACCTTCGCGTAGTCCAAATAGGCAAGTGAAGTCAAAGAACCGCAAGGATTCAGCATGGACTAAGCTTTTGGACAATGGTGGAGGAAAGATTACTGCTGTGGAAACAGCTGAAGAGTGGAATGTTGACATGTCTCAGTTGTTTTTTGGCCTAAAGTTTGCTCATGGTGCACATAGTCGACTTTACCATGGTGTATATAAGGATGAGGCTGTTGCTGTTAAAATCATTATGGTACCCGAGGATGATGGAAATGGAGCTTTGGCTTCTCGATTAGAGAAACAGTTCATTAGAGAAGTCACCCTTTTATCTCGTCTTCACCATCAAAATGTTATAAAG TTCTCAGCAGCATGTAGAAAGCCACCGGTTTATTGTATTATCACAGAATATCTGGCGGAAGGATCCTTGAGGGCATATTTGCATAAATTGGAACACCAAACTATTTCTCTACAAAAGCTAATAGCTTTTGCTCTGGATATTGCTCGTGGAATGGAATATATACATTCTCAAGGTGTCATTCATCGAGACCTTAAACCAGAGAATATCCTTATCAACGAAGACAATCACCTTAAAATTGCCGATTTTGGCATTGCATGTGAGGAAGCATCTTGTGACTTATTGGCTGATGACCCTGGCACCTACCGTTGGATGGCACCTGAGATGATCAAAAGGAAATCCTACGGGAAAAAGGTTGATGTCTACAGTTTTGGGCTTATCTTATGGGAGATGTTGACTGGAACAATACCATATGAGGATATGAATCCAATACAGGCTGCTTTTGCAGTAGTAAATAAG AATTCAAGACCGATTATTCCATCAAACTGCCCTCCTGCAATGCGAGCTCTAATTGAGCAATGTTGGAGCTTGCAACCAGACAAGAGGCCTGAGTTCTGGCAGGTTGTTAAGATATTAGAGCAATTTGAATCTTCACTTGCCAGTGATGGAACCCTGAGCCTGGTGCCAAATCCTTGTTGGGATCATAAGAAAGGGCTTCTTCATTGGATTCAAAAGCTTGGTCCCTTGCACCAAAATAGTGGCCCCGTGCCTAAACCCAAATTCACATGA
- the LOC100814407 gene encoding transcription factor bHLH162 yields the protein MENNPSSSRVERKIIERNRRNQMKALFRELNSLVPHQSSKEAISLPDQLEEATNYIKKLQINLEKMKDKKNMLLGIERPNVRMNNGGRTVRLNSPRIEIQQMGSALEVVLITGFDCQFMFSETIRVLHEEGVDVVNASYKVIEGAVFHSIHCQDRESANGAARISERLKNFIYDSSYSAF from the exons ATGGAGAACAACCCTAGTTCATCCAGAGTGGAAAGAAAAATCATTGAGAGGAATAGAAGAAATCAAATGAAAGCTCTCTTCCGCGAACTCAACTCACTTGTGCCTCATCAAAGTTCAAAG GAGGCCATTTCACTGCCGGATCAGCTAGAAGAAGCCACAAACTACATAAAGAAATTACAGATTAATCTGGAGAAAATGAAGGACAAGAAGAACATGCTACTAGGAATTGAAAGGCCAAATGTGAGAATGAATAATGGTGGAAGGACCGTGCGGTTAAATTCTCCACGGATTGAGATCCAACAAATGGGTTCAGCCTTAGAGGTTGTTCTAATAACTGGGTTCGATTGTCAGTTTATGTTCAGTGAAACCATTCGTGTTCTTCATGAAGAAGGAGTAGATGTTGTTAACGCCAGTTATAAAGTTATTGAAGGTGCAGTATTCCATTCAATACACTGTCAG GACAGGGAATCTGCCAACGGAGCTGCGAGGATATCTGAGAGGCTAAAGAACTTCATCTATGATTCTAGCTATAGTGCTTTCTAA
- the LOC100799613 gene encoding eukaryotic translation initiation factor 3 subunit D, with the protein MGKAFDIGAVPFNADGWGPPDNATSGSNNNNLPLNVPFAPFSRSDKLGRIADWTRNFNNPTRSKNPADAVFDFANDDSFPASADDDASFRLVDGKPPPRPKFGPKWRFQQQRQLPQRRDEEVEAKKREQEKERARRDRLYHMNRSNPNQQRREAAVFKSSVDIQPEWNMHDQIPFSTFSKLSFTVPEPEDLLLCGALEYYDRTYDRITPKNERRLERFKNRNFFKVTTTDDPVIRRLANEDKATVFATDTILSTLMCAPRSVYSWDIVVQRVGNKLFFDKRDGSQLDLLSVHETSQEPLPESKDDINSAHSLSVEAAYINQNFSQQVLIRDGNKVTFDEANPFANEGEEVASVAYRYRRWKLDDDMYLVARCEVHSVVDVNKQRSFLTLNALNEFDPKYSGVDWRQKLETQRGAVLATELKNNANKLAKWTAQALLASADTMKLGYVSRIHPRDHFNHVILAVVGYKPRDFAAQINLNTTNMWGIVKSIVDLCMKLNEGKYVLVKDPSKPQVRIYEVPADAFENDYVEEPLPEDEQVQPPAEGAEGGEAAATTNDVEDKQIDGQA; encoded by the coding sequence ATGGGAAAAGCCTTCGACATCGGAGCCGTTCCGTTCAACGCCGACGGGTGGGGTCCGCCGGACAACGCGACCTCaggcagcaacaacaacaacctcccTCTGAACGTCCCCTTCGCCCCCTTCTCCCGCTCCGACAAATTGGGCCGCATCGCCGACTGGACCCGCAACTTCAACAATCCGACCCGCTCCAAGAACCCCGCCGATGCCGTCTTCGACTTCGCCAACGACGACTCCTTCCCCGCCTCCGCCGACGACGACGCCTCCTTCCGCCTCGTCGACGGAAAGCCCCCGCCGCGCCCCAAATTCGGCCCCAAGTGGCGCTTCCAGCAGCAGCGCCAGCTCCCTCAGCGGCGCGACGAGGAAGTCGAGGCCAAGAAGCGCGAGCAGGAGAAGGAACGAGCCCGCAGAGACCGTCTCTACCACATGAACCGCTCAAACCCTAACCAACAGCGCCGCGAAGCCGCCGTCTTCAAATCCTCCGTGGATATCCAACCCGAGTGGAACATGCACGACCAGATCCCCTTCAGCACCTTCTCCAAGCTCTCCTTCACCGTTCCCGAACCCGAAGACCTCCTCCTCTGCGGCGCCCTCGAGTATTACGACCGCACCTACGATCGGATCACTCCCAAAAACGAACGCCGCCTCGAACGCTTCAAGAATCGGAACTTCTTCAAAGTCACCACCACCGACGACCCCGTCATTCGCAGACTCGCCAACGAGGACAAAGCCACCGTTTTCGCCACCGACACGATTCTCTCCACTCTCATGTGTGCTCCCAGGTCTGTTTATTCCTGGGACATTGTCGTTCAGCGTGTGGGGAATAAGCTCTTCTTCGATAAGCGCGATGGGTCGCAGCTTGATTTGCTCTCTGTTCACGAGACCTCGCAGGAGCCATTGCCTGAGTCGAAGGATGACATTAACTCTGCTCATTCGTTGAGCGTTGAGGCTGCTTATATTAACCAGAATTTTTCGCAGCAGGTGCTTATTAGGGATGGGAATAAGGTTACTTTTGATGAGGCTAACCCTTTTGCGAATGAGGGTGAGGAGGTTGCTTCTGTGGCTTATAGGTATAGGAGGTGGAAGCTTGATGATGATATGTATCTTGTTGCGAGGTGTGAGGTGCATAGTGTTGTTGATGTGAACAAGCAGAGGTCGTTCCTTACTTTGAATGCGTTGAACGAGTTTGATCCTAAGTATTCCGGTGTGGATTGGAGGCAGAAGTTGGAGACTCAGAGGGGTGCTGTGTTGGCTACTGAACTTAAGAACAATGCGAATAAGTTGGCTAAGTGGACTGCTCAGGCTCTTTTGGCGAGTGCGGATACAATGAAGTTAGGGTATGTGTCGAGGATTCATCCCCGCGATCATTTCAATCATGTGATTTTGGCTGTGGTTGGCTATAAACCCAGGGACTTTGCAGCACAGATTAATTTGAACACGACGAATATGTGGGGGATTGTGAAGTCTATTGTGGACTTGTGCATGAAATTGAATGAGGGGAAGTATGTTCTTGTGAAGGATCCATCTAAGCCCCAGGTTAGGATTTACGAGGTTCCCGCGGATGCGTTTGAAAATGACTATGTGGAGGAGCCACTTCCGGAGGATGAACAAGTTCAGCCTCCAGCAGAAGGCGCCGAGGGGGGAGAAGCAGCCGCTACTACTAATGATGTGGAAGACAAGCAGATAGATGGTCAAGCTTAA